A part of Deinococcus sp. KNUC1210 genomic DNA contains:
- a CDS encoding acetate kinase, giving the protein MWTLVLNCGSSSVKYALLDPEDGTVRLSGLAERLGSPEARMVLLRGADKLEVPLPNGDYAAAFGVLLSELAAQDITGAEIAAVGHRVVHGGSHFSAPARITPEVLEAIRACVPLAPLHNPANLAGIAAAQAAFPEAAHVAVFDTAFHQTMPPRAYRYAVPDEWYSQHDVRRYGFHGTSHAYVAGEAARMLGQDLNALQLVTAHLGNGCSVASIRFGESVDTSMGLTPLEGLVMGTRSGDVDPNLHAYLAREAGLTLDEVTAALNSKSGLLGLSGLGSDMRELEAAAATGHAGARLAVEVFVYRLAKTIAAMTVPLTRLDALIFTGGIGENSASVREKTLALLGVLGLRVDPEANTAAVRGAAGRISTPDSPPALVVPTNEELMIARETARVLETV; this is encoded by the coding sequence ATGTGGACACTCGTGCTGAACTGCGGATCGAGCAGCGTCAAATATGCACTGCTCGATCCAGAAGACGGAACCGTGCGCCTGAGCGGGCTGGCCGAGCGGCTGGGGTCGCCGGAAGCGCGGATGGTGCTGCTGCGCGGCGCAGACAAGCTTGAGGTGCCGCTGCCCAATGGCGACTACGCTGCAGCTTTCGGGGTGCTGTTGTCCGAACTGGCGGCGCAGGACATCACCGGGGCCGAGATCGCGGCAGTCGGCCACAGGGTCGTGCATGGCGGCAGTCATTTCAGCGCCCCGGCACGGATCACCCCGGAGGTGCTGGAGGCCATTCGTGCGTGCGTGCCGCTGGCCCCGCTGCACAATCCGGCCAATCTGGCGGGCATCGCGGCGGCACAGGCGGCCTTTCCCGAGGCGGCCCATGTCGCGGTCTTCGACACCGCCTTTCATCAGACGATGCCGCCGCGTGCGTACCGCTACGCCGTGCCGGACGAGTGGTACTCGCAGCATGACGTGCGCCGCTACGGATTTCACGGCACCAGCCACGCGTATGTGGCGGGCGAGGCGGCCCGGATGCTGGGGCAGGACCTGAACGCCCTGCAACTGGTGACGGCGCACCTGGGCAATGGCTGTAGCGTGGCCTCGATCCGATTCGGTGAGAGCGTGGATACCAGCATGGGCCTGACGCCGCTGGAAGGGCTGGTGATGGGCACCCGCAGCGGCGATGTCGATCCCAATCTGCATGCCTATCTGGCGCGGGAAGCGGGTCTGACGCTGGATGAGGTGACGGCGGCCCTGAACAGCAAAAGCGGGCTGCTGGGGCTGTCCGGTCTGGGCAGCGATATGCGCGAACTGGAAGCTGCCGCCGCCACCGGACATGCCGGAGCGCGGCTGGCGGTCGAGGTCTTCGTGTACCGTCTTGCCAAGACCATCGCAGCCATGACGGTTCCCCTGACGCGGCTCGATGCCCTGATCTTTACCGGGGGCATCGGAGAAAACAGTGCGTCGGTGCGCGAAAAGACGCTGGCGCTGCTGGGTGTGCTGGGACTGCGCGTCGATCCGGAAGCGAACACGGCAGCGGTGCGCGGCGCGGCTGGCCGCATTTCCACCCCGGACAGCCCGCCCGCTCTGGTCGTGCCCACCAACGAAGAACTGATGATCGCCCGCGAAACTGCCCGCGTCCTGGAGACCGTATGA